The proteins below are encoded in one region of Oryzias melastigma strain HK-1 linkage group LG9, ASM292280v2, whole genome shotgun sequence:
- the LOC112148282 gene encoding poly [ADP-ribose] polymerase tankyrase-1 isoform X1 produces MAASRRSSQQQQQQSALQSPPRSSSLSGAAPSSSAMALLASAAGPPEMERECSGGIDVALASPDLPAPALASSSSSTPTASGGGSSVSSPGSGAASPTDGSTSSSSVGGAFRELFEACRNGDVSRVKRLVDSVNVNAKDMAGRKSTPLHFAAGFGRKDVVEHLLQTGANVHARDDGGLIPLHNACSFGHAEVVSLLLCQGADPNARDNWNYTPLHEAAIKGKIDVCIVLLQHGADPNIRNTDGKSALDLADPSAKAVLTGEYKKDELLEAARSGNEEKLMALLTPLNVNCHASDGRKSTSQKMLSTPLHLAAGYNRVRIVQLLLQHGADVHAKDKGGLVPLHNACSYGHYEVTELLLKHGACVNAMDLWQFTPLHEAASKNRVEVCSLLLSHGADPTLLNCHSKSAVDMAPTPELKERLTYEFKGHSLLQAAREADIAKVKKTLALEIIGFKHPQTNETALHCAVASPHPKRKQVTELLLRKGANINEKNKDFMTPLHVAAERAHNDVLEVLQKHGAKVNAVDTLGQTALHRAALAGHIQTCKLLLSFGADPAIVSLQGFTAAQMGNEAVQQILNENVPTRNSDVDYRFLEAAKAGDLDTVQQLCTPQNVNCRDLEGRHSTPLHFAAGYNRVAVVEYLLHHGADVHAKDKGGLVPLHNACSYGHYEVAELLVRHGASVNVADLWKFTPLHEAAAKGKYEICKLLLKHGADPTKKNRDGNIPLDMVKDGDTDIQDLLRGDAALLDAAKKGCLARVQKLCSQENINCRDAQGRNSTPLHLAAGYNNLEVAEYLLEHGADVNAQDKGGLIPLHNAASYGHVDIAALLIKYNTCVNATDKWAFTPLHEAAQKGRTQLCALLLAHGADPTMKNQEGQTALDLATADDIRALLMDAMPPDALPSCFKPQATVVSASVISPASTPSCLSAASSIDNLAGPLTELAAAASAAGTSGVADGATGSDRKEGEMAVLDMNISQFLKSLGLEHLRDIFEREQITLDVLVDMGHEELKEIGINAYGHRHKLIKGVERLLGGQQGSNPYLTFHCASQGTILIDLSPDDKEYQSVEEEMQSTIREHRDGGNAGGVFSRYNIIKIQKVVNKKLRERYAHRQKEIADENHNHHNERMLFHGSPFINAIIHKGFDERHAYIGGMFGAGIYFAENSSKSNQYVYGIGGGTGCPTHKDRSCYLCHRQMLFCRVTLGKSFLQFSAMKMAHAPPGHHSVIGRPSVNGLAYAEYVIYRGEQAYPEYLITYQILKPECAAQSAAGAEQKS; encoded by the exons ATGGCGGCGTCTCGACGGTCTTCgcagcaacaacaacagcagtCCGCATTACAGTCTCCACCGAGAAGCAGCTCTCTTTCGGGCGCTGCTCCCTCCTCTTCGGCCATGGCTCTGCTGGCTTCCGCGGCAGGGCCGCCGGAGATGGAAAGGGAATGTAGCGGAGGGATAGATGTGGCTTTGGCCTCCCCGGACTTGCCAGCACCGGCCCTTGCTAGCAGTTCAAGCTCTACTCCGACAGCCTCTGGCGGGGGCAGCAGCGTTTCGAGCCCCGGGTCGGGAGCTGCTAGCCCTACAGACGGTAGCACTAGCAGCAGCAGCGTCGGTGGAGCGTTCAGGGAGTTGTTTGAGGCTTGCAGAAATGGGGATGTATCCCGGGTTAAAAGACTTGTCGACTCGGTGAATGTAAACGCTAAAGACATGGCTGGTCGAAAATCAACACCGCTTCATTTCGCTGCGG gtTTTGGTAGAAAGGATGTAGTGGAGCATCTCTTGCAAACGGGTGCCAATGTTCACGCAAGGGATGATGGGGGCCTCATCCCTCTCCATAACGCTTGTTCTTTCGGGCACGCGGAGGTTGTTAGCCTCCTCCTGTGTCAAGGTGCAGATCCAAATGCCAGAGATAACTGGAACTACACGCCACTGCACGAAGCTGCTATCAAAGGAAAGATAGATGTTTGCATCG TGTTACTTCAACACGGAGCTGATCCAAATATTCGCAATACTGATGGCAAATCTGCTCTGGATTTGGCCGACCCTTCAGCCAAAGCAGTTCTCACAG gtGAATACAAGAAGGACGAACTTCTAGAAGCTGCAAG AAGTGGAAATGAAGAGAAGCTGATGGCTTTACTGACTCCTCTAAATGTCAACTGTCACGCCAGCGATGGTCGCAAG TCAACCTCACAAAAAATGCTG TCGACTCCGCTCCACCTGGCTGCTGGTTACAACCGGGTCCGCATCGTCCAGCTGCTTCTCCAACACGGAGCCGATGTGCACGCAAAGGATAAAGG CGGTCTGGTTCCTCTTCACAATGCCTGCTCTTATGGTCACTATGAAGTGACAGAGCTTCTGCTTAAA CATGGAGCCTGTGTGAACGCCATGGACCTGTGGCAGTTCACCCCCCTCCACGAAGCTGCGTCCAAAAACAGAGTGGAGGTTTGTTCTCTGCTGCTGAGCCATGGCGCCGATCCCACCCTGCTCAACTGTCACAGCAAGAGCGCTGTCGACATGGCCCCCACCCCGGAGCTTAAGGAGCGGCTCACCT ATGAGTTTAAGGGCCACTCCCTGCTCCAGGCGGCGCGCGAGGCCGACATAGCCAAAGTGAAGAAGACCCTGGCTCTGGAAATCATTGGCTTCAAACATCCTCAAACCAACGAGACAGCTCTG CACTGTGCTGTGGCTTCACCCCATCCAAAAAGAAAGCAGGTGACAGAACTGTTGCTGCGCAAAGGTGCCAACATCAACGAGAAGAACAAAGA cttcatgACTCCGTTGCACGTTGCTGCCGAGCGAGCTCACAATGATGTCCTGGAGGTGTTACAAAAACACGGAGCAAAG GTGAATGCGGTGGACACTCTGGGTCAGACTGCTCTCCACAGAGCTGCGCTGGCTGGTCACATCCAGACCTGCAAGCTCCTGCTGAGTTTCGGGGCCGACCCCGCCATCGTGTCTTTACAGGGTTTCACTGCAGCCCAAATGGGTAACGAGGCCGTGCAGCAGATCCTTAATG AAAATGTTCCTACACGTAATTCAGATGTGGACTACAGATTTCTGGAAGCTGCCAAAGCGGGGGATCTGGACACCGTGCAG CAACTTTGCACCCCCCAAAATGTCAACTGCCGGGATTTGGAGGGTCGTCACTCCACCCCACTCCACTTTGCAGCTGGTTACAACCGAGTTGCTGTTGTTGAGTATCTGCTTCACCATGGAGCAGATGTTCATGCAAAGGACAAAGG CGGCCTGGTTCCCCTCCATAATGCGTGCTCATACGGCCATTACGAAGTGGCCGAGTTGCTGGTCAGACACGGAGCTTCAGTGAATGTGGCAGACCTGTGGAAGTTCACTCCTCTGCATGAGGCTGCAGCCAAGGGGAAATATGAGATCTGCAAACTCCTGCTCAAA CATGGAGCAGATCCAACTAAGAAGAACCGGGATGGCAACATTCCACTGGACATGGTGAAAGACGGTGACACGGACATCCAGGACCTCCTGCGAGGTGACGCCGCCCTCCTTGATGCTGCCAAGAAGGGCTGTCTGGCTCGGGTGCAGAAGCTTTGCTCCCAGGAGAACATCAACTGCAGAGACGCACAAGGGCGCAACTCCACGCCACTACATTTGGCAG CTGGTTACAACAACCTGGAGGTGGCAGAGTATCTGCTGGAGCATGGGGCTGATGTCAATGCTCAGGACAAAGGAGGCCTTATCCCGCTTCATAACGCAGCTTCTTATGGG CATGTAGATATTGCCGCCCTCCTAATCAAGTACAACACATGCGTGAATGCGACAGACAAATGGGCCTTCACGCCTCTCCACGAGGCGGCCCAGAAAGGTCGCACTCAGCTCTGTGCTCTGCTGTTGGCCCACGGAGCCGACCCCACCATGAAGAACCAGGAGGGCCAGACTGCTCTGGACCTGGCCACG GCTGACGACATCCGAGCTCTACTGATGGACGCCATGCCACCAGATGCCTTGCCCAGCTGCTTCAAGCCTCAGGCCACAGTGGTCAGTGCCTCCGTCATCTCCCCTGCCTCCACTCCGTCCTGCCTGTCAGCCGCCAGCAGCATAGACAACCTGGCCGGGCCTTTAACGGAGCTGGCAGCGGCTGCTTCTGCTGCCGGGACGTCGGGGGTGGCAGATGGCGCCACGGGGTCCGACCGCAAAGAAGGGGAGA TGGCGGTGCTGGACATGAACATTAGTCAGTTCCTGAAGAGCTTGGGTTTGGAGCACCTGAGGGACATCTTCGAGAGGGAGCAG ATCACGTTGGACGTCCTGGTGGACATGGGCCACGAGGAGCTGAAAGAAATAGGGATTAATGCGTACGGCCACCGGCACAAACTTATCAAAGGTGTTGAGAGGCTGCTCGGGGGGCAGCAAG GTTCCAATCCATACCTGACATTCCACTGTGCCAGCCAAGGCACCATCTTGATAGACCTTTCACCGGATGACAAAGAGTACCAGTCTGTGGAAGAGGAG ATGCAGAGCACCATCAGAGAGCACAGAGATGGAGGCAACGCTGGGGGCGTTTTTAGCAGATACAACATCATCAAG ATTCAGAAGGTTGTGAATAAGAAACTGCGGGAACGGTACGCTCACCGGCAGAAGGAGATCGCGGATGAGAACCACAACCACCACAACGAGCGGATGTTGTTTCATG GTTCGCCGTTCATCAACGCCATCATCCACAAAGGCTTCGATGAGCGTCACGCTTACATTGGAGGGATGTTTGGAGCAGGGATCTACTTTGCAGAGAACTCTTCAAAGAGCAATCAGTACGTCTACGGCATCGGCGGTGGTACCGGATGTCCCACGCACAAAGACAGATCTTGTTACCTTTGCCACAG ACAAATGCTGTTCTGTCGGGTCACTCTGGGTAAATCCTTCCTGCAGTTCAGTGCCATGAAAATGGCCCACGCCCCTCCTGGACATCATTCAGTAATTGGGCGGCCCAGTGTTAACGGTTTAGCTTATGCGGAGTATGTCATCTACAGAGGAGAGCAG GCCTACCCAGAGTACCTCATCACCTACCAGATCCTTAAACCAGAGTGTGCAGCCCAGTCTGCAGCAGGAGCTGAACAGAAGTCCTAA
- the LOC112148282 gene encoding poly [ADP-ribose] polymerase tankyrase-1 isoform X2 codes for MAASRRSSQQQQQQSALQSPPRSSSLSGAAPSSSAMALLASAAGPPEMERECSGGIDVALASPDLPAPALASSSSSTPTASGGGSSVSSPGSGAASPTDGSTSSSSVGGAFRELFEACRNGDVSRVKRLVDSVNVNAKDMAGRKSTPLHFAAGFGRKDVVEHLLQTGANVHARDDGGLIPLHNACSFGHAEVVSLLLCQGADPNARDNWNYTPLHEAAIKGKIDVCIVLLQHGADPNIRNTDGKSALDLADPSAKAVLTGEYKKDELLEAARSGNEEKLMALLTPLNVNCHASDGRKSTPLHLAAGYNRVRIVQLLLQHGADVHAKDKGGLVPLHNACSYGHYEVTELLLKHGACVNAMDLWQFTPLHEAASKNRVEVCSLLLSHGADPTLLNCHSKSAVDMAPTPELKERLTYEFKGHSLLQAAREADIAKVKKTLALEIIGFKHPQTNETALHCAVASPHPKRKQVTELLLRKGANINEKNKDFMTPLHVAAERAHNDVLEVLQKHGAKVNAVDTLGQTALHRAALAGHIQTCKLLLSFGADPAIVSLQGFTAAQMGNEAVQQILNENVPTRNSDVDYRFLEAAKAGDLDTVQQLCTPQNVNCRDLEGRHSTPLHFAAGYNRVAVVEYLLHHGADVHAKDKGGLVPLHNACSYGHYEVAELLVRHGASVNVADLWKFTPLHEAAAKGKYEICKLLLKHGADPTKKNRDGNIPLDMVKDGDTDIQDLLRGDAALLDAAKKGCLARVQKLCSQENINCRDAQGRNSTPLHLAAGYNNLEVAEYLLEHGADVNAQDKGGLIPLHNAASYGHVDIAALLIKYNTCVNATDKWAFTPLHEAAQKGRTQLCALLLAHGADPTMKNQEGQTALDLATADDIRALLMDAMPPDALPSCFKPQATVVSASVISPASTPSCLSAASSIDNLAGPLTELAAAASAAGTSGVADGATGSDRKEGEMAVLDMNISQFLKSLGLEHLRDIFEREQITLDVLVDMGHEELKEIGINAYGHRHKLIKGVERLLGGQQGSNPYLTFHCASQGTILIDLSPDDKEYQSVEEEMQSTIREHRDGGNAGGVFSRYNIIKIQKVVNKKLRERYAHRQKEIADENHNHHNERMLFHGSPFINAIIHKGFDERHAYIGGMFGAGIYFAENSSKSNQYVYGIGGGTGCPTHKDRSCYLCHRQMLFCRVTLGKSFLQFSAMKMAHAPPGHHSVIGRPSVNGLAYAEYVIYRGEQAYPEYLITYQILKPECAAQSAAGAEQKS; via the exons ATGGCGGCGTCTCGACGGTCTTCgcagcaacaacaacagcagtCCGCATTACAGTCTCCACCGAGAAGCAGCTCTCTTTCGGGCGCTGCTCCCTCCTCTTCGGCCATGGCTCTGCTGGCTTCCGCGGCAGGGCCGCCGGAGATGGAAAGGGAATGTAGCGGAGGGATAGATGTGGCTTTGGCCTCCCCGGACTTGCCAGCACCGGCCCTTGCTAGCAGTTCAAGCTCTACTCCGACAGCCTCTGGCGGGGGCAGCAGCGTTTCGAGCCCCGGGTCGGGAGCTGCTAGCCCTACAGACGGTAGCACTAGCAGCAGCAGCGTCGGTGGAGCGTTCAGGGAGTTGTTTGAGGCTTGCAGAAATGGGGATGTATCCCGGGTTAAAAGACTTGTCGACTCGGTGAATGTAAACGCTAAAGACATGGCTGGTCGAAAATCAACACCGCTTCATTTCGCTGCGG gtTTTGGTAGAAAGGATGTAGTGGAGCATCTCTTGCAAACGGGTGCCAATGTTCACGCAAGGGATGATGGGGGCCTCATCCCTCTCCATAACGCTTGTTCTTTCGGGCACGCGGAGGTTGTTAGCCTCCTCCTGTGTCAAGGTGCAGATCCAAATGCCAGAGATAACTGGAACTACACGCCACTGCACGAAGCTGCTATCAAAGGAAAGATAGATGTTTGCATCG TGTTACTTCAACACGGAGCTGATCCAAATATTCGCAATACTGATGGCAAATCTGCTCTGGATTTGGCCGACCCTTCAGCCAAAGCAGTTCTCACAG gtGAATACAAGAAGGACGAACTTCTAGAAGCTGCAAG AAGTGGAAATGAAGAGAAGCTGATGGCTTTACTGACTCCTCTAAATGTCAACTGTCACGCCAGCGATGGTCGCAAG TCGACTCCGCTCCACCTGGCTGCTGGTTACAACCGGGTCCGCATCGTCCAGCTGCTTCTCCAACACGGAGCCGATGTGCACGCAAAGGATAAAGG CGGTCTGGTTCCTCTTCACAATGCCTGCTCTTATGGTCACTATGAAGTGACAGAGCTTCTGCTTAAA CATGGAGCCTGTGTGAACGCCATGGACCTGTGGCAGTTCACCCCCCTCCACGAAGCTGCGTCCAAAAACAGAGTGGAGGTTTGTTCTCTGCTGCTGAGCCATGGCGCCGATCCCACCCTGCTCAACTGTCACAGCAAGAGCGCTGTCGACATGGCCCCCACCCCGGAGCTTAAGGAGCGGCTCACCT ATGAGTTTAAGGGCCACTCCCTGCTCCAGGCGGCGCGCGAGGCCGACATAGCCAAAGTGAAGAAGACCCTGGCTCTGGAAATCATTGGCTTCAAACATCCTCAAACCAACGAGACAGCTCTG CACTGTGCTGTGGCTTCACCCCATCCAAAAAGAAAGCAGGTGACAGAACTGTTGCTGCGCAAAGGTGCCAACATCAACGAGAAGAACAAAGA cttcatgACTCCGTTGCACGTTGCTGCCGAGCGAGCTCACAATGATGTCCTGGAGGTGTTACAAAAACACGGAGCAAAG GTGAATGCGGTGGACACTCTGGGTCAGACTGCTCTCCACAGAGCTGCGCTGGCTGGTCACATCCAGACCTGCAAGCTCCTGCTGAGTTTCGGGGCCGACCCCGCCATCGTGTCTTTACAGGGTTTCACTGCAGCCCAAATGGGTAACGAGGCCGTGCAGCAGATCCTTAATG AAAATGTTCCTACACGTAATTCAGATGTGGACTACAGATTTCTGGAAGCTGCCAAAGCGGGGGATCTGGACACCGTGCAG CAACTTTGCACCCCCCAAAATGTCAACTGCCGGGATTTGGAGGGTCGTCACTCCACCCCACTCCACTTTGCAGCTGGTTACAACCGAGTTGCTGTTGTTGAGTATCTGCTTCACCATGGAGCAGATGTTCATGCAAAGGACAAAGG CGGCCTGGTTCCCCTCCATAATGCGTGCTCATACGGCCATTACGAAGTGGCCGAGTTGCTGGTCAGACACGGAGCTTCAGTGAATGTGGCAGACCTGTGGAAGTTCACTCCTCTGCATGAGGCTGCAGCCAAGGGGAAATATGAGATCTGCAAACTCCTGCTCAAA CATGGAGCAGATCCAACTAAGAAGAACCGGGATGGCAACATTCCACTGGACATGGTGAAAGACGGTGACACGGACATCCAGGACCTCCTGCGAGGTGACGCCGCCCTCCTTGATGCTGCCAAGAAGGGCTGTCTGGCTCGGGTGCAGAAGCTTTGCTCCCAGGAGAACATCAACTGCAGAGACGCACAAGGGCGCAACTCCACGCCACTACATTTGGCAG CTGGTTACAACAACCTGGAGGTGGCAGAGTATCTGCTGGAGCATGGGGCTGATGTCAATGCTCAGGACAAAGGAGGCCTTATCCCGCTTCATAACGCAGCTTCTTATGGG CATGTAGATATTGCCGCCCTCCTAATCAAGTACAACACATGCGTGAATGCGACAGACAAATGGGCCTTCACGCCTCTCCACGAGGCGGCCCAGAAAGGTCGCACTCAGCTCTGTGCTCTGCTGTTGGCCCACGGAGCCGACCCCACCATGAAGAACCAGGAGGGCCAGACTGCTCTGGACCTGGCCACG GCTGACGACATCCGAGCTCTACTGATGGACGCCATGCCACCAGATGCCTTGCCCAGCTGCTTCAAGCCTCAGGCCACAGTGGTCAGTGCCTCCGTCATCTCCCCTGCCTCCACTCCGTCCTGCCTGTCAGCCGCCAGCAGCATAGACAACCTGGCCGGGCCTTTAACGGAGCTGGCAGCGGCTGCTTCTGCTGCCGGGACGTCGGGGGTGGCAGATGGCGCCACGGGGTCCGACCGCAAAGAAGGGGAGA TGGCGGTGCTGGACATGAACATTAGTCAGTTCCTGAAGAGCTTGGGTTTGGAGCACCTGAGGGACATCTTCGAGAGGGAGCAG ATCACGTTGGACGTCCTGGTGGACATGGGCCACGAGGAGCTGAAAGAAATAGGGATTAATGCGTACGGCCACCGGCACAAACTTATCAAAGGTGTTGAGAGGCTGCTCGGGGGGCAGCAAG GTTCCAATCCATACCTGACATTCCACTGTGCCAGCCAAGGCACCATCTTGATAGACCTTTCACCGGATGACAAAGAGTACCAGTCTGTGGAAGAGGAG ATGCAGAGCACCATCAGAGAGCACAGAGATGGAGGCAACGCTGGGGGCGTTTTTAGCAGATACAACATCATCAAG ATTCAGAAGGTTGTGAATAAGAAACTGCGGGAACGGTACGCTCACCGGCAGAAGGAGATCGCGGATGAGAACCACAACCACCACAACGAGCGGATGTTGTTTCATG GTTCGCCGTTCATCAACGCCATCATCCACAAAGGCTTCGATGAGCGTCACGCTTACATTGGAGGGATGTTTGGAGCAGGGATCTACTTTGCAGAGAACTCTTCAAAGAGCAATCAGTACGTCTACGGCATCGGCGGTGGTACCGGATGTCCCACGCACAAAGACAGATCTTGTTACCTTTGCCACAG ACAAATGCTGTTCTGTCGGGTCACTCTGGGTAAATCCTTCCTGCAGTTCAGTGCCATGAAAATGGCCCACGCCCCTCCTGGACATCATTCAGTAATTGGGCGGCCCAGTGTTAACGGTTTAGCTTATGCGGAGTATGTCATCTACAGAGGAGAGCAG GCCTACCCAGAGTACCTCATCACCTACCAGATCCTTAAACCAGAGTGTGCAGCCCAGTCTGCAGCAGGAGCTGAACAGAAGTCCTAA